CAATAGAAATAATACGATTTGCTGACACGATATTACCAAAACCGATATTAATAAGCTTAATTTCCACCTTTATACCTCCTATAGATGAGTATTACTCAATATTTTGGATTTGTTCACGTATTTTTTCAACTTCACTTTTCATGTTAACTGCAAGATTCGCTATGGAAAAACTATTCGCTTTTGATGCTATAGTATTAATTTCACGATTAATCTCTTGAATAATAAAATCTAACTTCCGCCCAATCGTATCACTATTACTATTTATCGAAATAAAAAATTGTTCAAAATGACTCTCTAATCTTACAATTTCTTCTGTTATATTAGAATGATCCGCAAATAATGCAACTTCTTGTAAAACTCTATTTTGATCAAGACCTATCCCTTTATCCTCTAAAGCTTCTTGAATTCGAAGCAACAATTTTTGTGCATAGGTTTTCGTAACTTCATCAGCATATTCTTCTATTTCATTGGTTTGAGATTTTAATAAATCAATTCTCCTATTTAAATCAGCCAGAATATTACTTCCTTCTAAAATGCGCATCTCACAGAGTCTTGCCGTCGCTTTTTCAACTGCATTTAAAATTTGAGGTTCCAACTGCTCTATATCCAGTTCTTTCTCTTCTCGCACTAAGACATCAGGAAATTTTGCAAGTTCATAAATATTAGGAGCAAAGTCCGTATGTATCACTTTAGATAATTCCTTTAATGCCTTATGGTACGATATTGCCAACTCTTTGTCAACTTTTATTTCATTTTGGATATTATATTCAGATAAAACAATAGAAACTTCAATCCGCCCACGCTTAATAGATTGCAGAATTAAATTACGTATTTTATCTTCTAATAAATTAAGTTTTTTAGGCAGGCGAATCATAATATCAGTATATCTATGATTTACTGTTTTTATTTCAACTTCGCATTGAAATGATTCACCTATATACATTTCCCGACCGAAACCAGTCATACTTTTAAGCATCTCAACACCTACTCTCATCATGGACGCGTTATTAAATATTCATCATTTAATACAAAATTCCTTTTAATTTCACAAAAAATATAAAGATAAGTTAACATTATTTAATTTAATGTTAACTTATCTTTAAGAACTATTTTATTTTTTTTAAATCAAAAAAGAATCGATGTTCCCGATTATCATCAGTTAAAATAATTAAAACGACCGGTTTTTCTTTATTTACCTTACTTTCATCGAAATAAACATACCCTTGAACAAAATAATTATTTTCTGATTCACCTAAAATTTTCTCAGCATTATTGGGTATCTTAGAATAAATCACTGGATAAATAGAATCTTCCTGCTTTAAAAAAGCGCGTGTTCCTTTACAAAAATCACTTGTATTTCCTTTTAGCTGAATACTAAAACTTAGCAAATTCACATAATCACTAATTATTTTTTCCGTATCTTCAATCTGCATCGCAGGCTGCTTTTGTATAGCTCTTTCCCGTGACTCCGTAGCAATAAGCAAAAAACTGGTATATAAATGAGCATGTTCCGAAGATTCATTTAAAATAGTTGTTTTTTCCTCATAGGCACACCACGGCTTAGTAAATTCAAAAGACTCTGTTTTAACTTGGCTAATCCCATATAATTCTGCTTGTTCTATGGTAAGACTATTTAAGGGAGCAATCGCAAATGCTGATTTAGTTAATATAATTGTAAAAAAAAATAATAAACTAAGAATTTTCAAAGAAAATCTCTCCCCTCATAAAAATAATTAAAGATATACTCCATGAAAAACTTCCTGGGCTGGGCCAGACATATATACATGATTATTATCCGCCCATTCAATAATTAAATTACCACCATCTAGCTCTAAAGTTGCTTTTCGCTCAGTCTTGTTATTTAATACTGCAGCAACTAGAGTTGCACACGAGCCAGTACCACACGCCAAAGTAATTCCTGCTCCACGTTCCCATACTCTCATTCGAATATGATGCTCATTTTTTATTTCAGCAAACTCAACATTTATTTTTTTAGGAAAGCTCTTATGTACCTCTAATTTAGGTCCAATAGAATTTAAATTTATCTTTTTCATATCATCCACAAAAATTACACAATGGGGATTT
This genomic interval from Selenobaculum gibii contains the following:
- a CDS encoding YicC/YloC family endoribonuclease, producing the protein MLKSMTGFGREMYIGESFQCEVEIKTVNHRYTDIMIRLPKKLNLLEDKIRNLILQSIKRGRIEVSIVLSEYNIQNEIKVDKELAISYHKALKELSKVIHTDFAPNIYELAKFPDVLVREEKELDIEQLEPQILNAVEKATARLCEMRILEGSNILADLNRRIDLLKSQTNEIEEYADEVTKTYAQKLLLRIQEALEDKGIGLDQNRVLQEVALFADHSNITEEIVRLESHFEQFFISINSNSDTIGRKLDFIIQEINREINTIASKANSFSIANLAVNMKSEVEKIREQIQNIE